In one Nicotiana sylvestris chromosome 8, ASM39365v2, whole genome shotgun sequence genomic region, the following are encoded:
- the LOC104226025 gene encoding myosin-binding protein 2-like isoform X2, translating into MGANKFATMLYRNTNKITLILIYAVLEWTLIVLLLLNSLLSYLIIKFAEYFGLKPPCLWCSRVDHLFDHGKNRNIHRDLLCEAHATEVSKLGFCSKHQRLAESQDTCEDCSSARPGFLGVSDNFAFFPWMKDIKMIENGKEMTLENGGEVALNCSCCGVSLETKFSTPYMLIKPSWDDLEYTHKGNLIIEANDLFEKGDDLDQNRSDYAARDEDKIEKNGDNQFLSSDVKKLEGENVHLILEGVTEYIEEKYNEKMLKDEGVQACEIEDLALEIPPQHLEFFIDCSGHMLVPVELIHSANEEEDQSRSQEKDENQDVKEDIKAVLENTSIEVEAAVCLGGNERELEFAVVESMENDLVFYAKECQEVYEQLAKTENAQKTSRYRQVQILAAKEREEEKEENSDVSPEISEMPNNETDGEVSIGTEIPDLDQADEALTSYIHEKPSRNSAHFHQVQVHGHKEYQETEVELRTLSVDLSGHRMNNPSSICSSLNETEENKVPDTPTSTDSFHQKFLLVEKKDSDSLDGSVVSELESGDTISTVEHLKSALKSERKAVHSLYTELEEERSASAVAASQTMAMINRLQEEKAAMQMEALQYQRMMEEQSEYDQEALQLMNELMVKREREKQELEKELEAYRKKLLEYEAKEKMRMLKRSKDSSTFSSEDSDGLSIDLNPEAKEDDSFFCHQQGMNHNTPVGAVINLEESLADFEEERMAILEQLKVLEERLVSLDDEDAKHFEDVRLMEDSYQDNRNHIEEDSHANGYLKEINGKHHHIHERRIVNAKGKRLLPLFDSMSDENGDATLNGVHDFDLENKKLAVEEELDHLHERLQALEADREFLKSCVSSLKKGDKGMDLLQEILQHLRDLRNVELRARSLSDGTIL; encoded by the exons ATGGGAGCTAACAAGTTTGCAACCATGTTATACAGAAACACCAACAAGATCACTCTTATTCTGATTTATGCAGTCTTGGAATGGACTTTGATAGTACTACTTCTTCTCAACTCTCTTTTATCCTATCTGATCATCAAGTTTGCAGAGTATTTTGGTCTAAAACCACCATGTTTATGGTGTTCTCGAGTTGATCATCTGTTTGATCATGGAAAAAACAGGAACATACATAGAGATCTTCTTTGTGAGGCTCATGCCACGGAGGTTTCCAAATTGGGATTCTGCTCAAAGCATCAAAGGCTAGCTGAATCACAAGATACGTGCGAGGATTGCTCGTCCGCTCGCCCTGGTTTTCTTGGGGTTTCTGATAATTTCGCTTTTTTTCCATGGATGAAAGACATTAAAATGATAGAAAATGGCAAGGAAATGACACTGGAAAATGGTGGTGAGGTGGCTTTGAATTGTTCTTGCTGCGGTGTGAGCTTGGAGACCAAGTTTTCAACTCCTTATATGTTGATCAAACCTTCTTGGGATGATTTGGAATATACACACAAAGGGAATTTGATCATTGAGGCTAATGATCTTTTCGAAAAAGGTGATGACTTGGATCAAAATAGATCAGATTATGCTGCGAGAGATGAAGATAAAATCGAGAAAAATGGTGACAATCAGTTCCTTTCTTCTGATGTTAAAAAGTTGGAAGGTGAAAATGTACATTTAATTCTTGAAGGAGTGACTGAATACATTGAGGAGAAATACAACGAAAAGATGTTGAAAGATGAAGGTGTTCAAGCTTGTGAGATTGAGGATCTAGCTCTTGAAATTCCCCCTCAGCATCTGGAATTCTTCATTGATTGCAGTGGTCATATGTTGGTCCCCGTCGAATTAATCCATTCAgcaaatgaagaagaagatcagAGTAGAAGTCAAGAGAAGGATGAAAATCAAGATGTCAAGGAAGACATTAAAGCAGTTCTGGAGAATACAAGTATAGAAGTGGAGGCTGCAGTTTGTTTGGGAGGGAATGAGAGGGAGCTTGAATTTGCAGTTGTTGAATCTATGGAGAATGATTTAGTTTTCTATGCCAAAGAATGCCAGGAGGTTTATGAACAACTTGCCAAGACTGAAAATGCTCAAAAAACATCTAGATATCGCCAAGTTCAAATTCTTGCAGCTAAGGAAAGGGAAGAAGAGAAAGAGGAAAATTCAGATGTTTCACCAG AAATTTCTGAAATGCCAAACAATGAAACTGATGGAGAAGTGTCAATTGGGACTGAAATTCCTGATTTGGATCAAGCAGATGAAGCACTTACTTCATATATACATGAAAAACCTTCCAGAAATTCTGCTCATTTCCATCAAGTACAAGTTCATG GTCATAAAGAATATCAAGAAACAGAAGTAGAATTGAGAACATTATCAGTTGATTTGAGCGGACATAGGATGAACAACCCGTCCTCAATCTGTTCCAGCTTAAATGAGACCGAAGAAAATAAAGTTCCCGATACACCAACTTCTACTGATAGCTTCCATCAGAAATTTCTACTTGTTGAGAAGAAAGATTCAGATTCTCTGGATGGAAGTGTGGTTAGCGAGTTAGAGAGTGGAGATACAATTTCAACAGTCGAACATCTGAAATCAGCATTAAAATCTGAGAGGAAGGCTGTACATTCTCTGTACACAGAATTGGAAGAAGAGAGAAGTGCTTCTGCTGTGGCTGCAAGTCAGACAATGGCTATGATCAATAGGCTTCAAGAAGAGAAAGCAGCAATGCAGATGGAAGCTTTGCAATACCAAAGAATGATGGAAGAACAATCGGAGTACGATCAAGAAGCCTTGCAGCTAATGAATGAGCTTATGGTGAAGAGGGAGAGGGAAAAGCAAGAGTTAGAGAAAGAATTGGAAGCATATAGGAAAAAATTATTGGAATATGAGGCAAAGGAGAAGATGAGGATGTTGAAGAGAAGCAAGGACAGTAGCACATTCTCCTCTGAGGATAGTGATGGACTCTCTATTGATTTGAATCCAGAAGCAAAGGAAGATGATAGCTTTTTTTGTCACCAACAAGGCATGAATCATAACACTCCTGTTGGTGCAGTTATAAATTTGGAGGAATCATTGGCTGATTTCGAGGAAGAGAGAATGGCGATTCTTGAGCAGCTAAAGGTTTTGGAGGAAAGACTTGTCAGCTTGGATGATGAAGATGCAAAACATTTTGAGGATGTTAGGCTGATGGAAGATTCATATCAAGATAATAGAAACCATATAGAGGAAGATTCTCATGCCAATGGTTACTTGAAGGAAATTAATGGGAAACATCATCATATTCATGAGAGAAGAATTGTGAATGCCAAGGGAAAGAGACTTCTTCCTCTATTTGACTCAATGAGTGATGAAAATGGAGATGCTACACTAAATGGGGTTCATGACTTTGATTTAGAGAACAAGAAGCTAGCTGTGGAAGAAGAGTTGGATCATCTCCATGAAAGGCTACAAGCCCTTGAGGCAGATAGGGAGTTCCTAAAGAGCTGTGTAAGCTCGTTGAAGAAAGGCGATAAAGGCATGGATCTTCTTCAGGAAATCCTACAACATCTTCGTGATCTAAGGAACGTTGAGCTTCGTGCAAGAAGCTTGAGTGATGGTACCATACTATAG
- the LOC104226025 gene encoding myosin-binding protein 2-like isoform X1: MGANKFATMLYRNTNKITLILIYAVLEWTLIVLLLLNSLLSYLIIKFAEYFGLKPPCLWCSRVDHLFDHGKNRNIHRDLLCEAHATEVSKLGFCSKHQRLAESQDTCEDCSSARPGFLGVSDNFAFFPWMKDIKMIENGKEMTLENGGEVALNCSCCGVSLETKFSTPYMLIKPSWDDLEYTHKGNLIIEANDLFEKGDDLDQNRSDYAARDEDKIEKNGDNQFLSSDVKKLEGENVHLILEGVTEYIEEKYNEKMLKDEGVQACEIEDLALEIPPQHLEFFIDCSGHMLVPVELIHSANEEEDQSRSQEKDENQDVKEDIKAVLENTSIEVEAAVCLGGNERELEFAVVESMENDLVFYAKECQEVYEQLAKTENAQKTSRYRQVQILAAKEREEEKEENSDVSPEEISEMPNNETDGEVSIGTEIPDLDQADEALTSYIHEKPSRNSAHFHQVQVHGHKEYQETEVELRTLSVDLSGHRMNNPSSICSSLNETEENKVPDTPTSTDSFHQKFLLVEKKDSDSLDGSVVSELESGDTISTVEHLKSALKSERKAVHSLYTELEEERSASAVAASQTMAMINRLQEEKAAMQMEALQYQRMMEEQSEYDQEALQLMNELMVKREREKQELEKELEAYRKKLLEYEAKEKMRMLKRSKDSSTFSSEDSDGLSIDLNPEAKEDDSFFCHQQGMNHNTPVGAVINLEESLADFEEERMAILEQLKVLEERLVSLDDEDAKHFEDVRLMEDSYQDNRNHIEEDSHANGYLKEINGKHHHIHERRIVNAKGKRLLPLFDSMSDENGDATLNGVHDFDLENKKLAVEEELDHLHERLQALEADREFLKSCVSSLKKGDKGMDLLQEILQHLRDLRNVELRARSLSDGTIL, from the exons ATGGGAGCTAACAAGTTTGCAACCATGTTATACAGAAACACCAACAAGATCACTCTTATTCTGATTTATGCAGTCTTGGAATGGACTTTGATAGTACTACTTCTTCTCAACTCTCTTTTATCCTATCTGATCATCAAGTTTGCAGAGTATTTTGGTCTAAAACCACCATGTTTATGGTGTTCTCGAGTTGATCATCTGTTTGATCATGGAAAAAACAGGAACATACATAGAGATCTTCTTTGTGAGGCTCATGCCACGGAGGTTTCCAAATTGGGATTCTGCTCAAAGCATCAAAGGCTAGCTGAATCACAAGATACGTGCGAGGATTGCTCGTCCGCTCGCCCTGGTTTTCTTGGGGTTTCTGATAATTTCGCTTTTTTTCCATGGATGAAAGACATTAAAATGATAGAAAATGGCAAGGAAATGACACTGGAAAATGGTGGTGAGGTGGCTTTGAATTGTTCTTGCTGCGGTGTGAGCTTGGAGACCAAGTTTTCAACTCCTTATATGTTGATCAAACCTTCTTGGGATGATTTGGAATATACACACAAAGGGAATTTGATCATTGAGGCTAATGATCTTTTCGAAAAAGGTGATGACTTGGATCAAAATAGATCAGATTATGCTGCGAGAGATGAAGATAAAATCGAGAAAAATGGTGACAATCAGTTCCTTTCTTCTGATGTTAAAAAGTTGGAAGGTGAAAATGTACATTTAATTCTTGAAGGAGTGACTGAATACATTGAGGAGAAATACAACGAAAAGATGTTGAAAGATGAAGGTGTTCAAGCTTGTGAGATTGAGGATCTAGCTCTTGAAATTCCCCCTCAGCATCTGGAATTCTTCATTGATTGCAGTGGTCATATGTTGGTCCCCGTCGAATTAATCCATTCAgcaaatgaagaagaagatcagAGTAGAAGTCAAGAGAAGGATGAAAATCAAGATGTCAAGGAAGACATTAAAGCAGTTCTGGAGAATACAAGTATAGAAGTGGAGGCTGCAGTTTGTTTGGGAGGGAATGAGAGGGAGCTTGAATTTGCAGTTGTTGAATCTATGGAGAATGATTTAGTTTTCTATGCCAAAGAATGCCAGGAGGTTTATGAACAACTTGCCAAGACTGAAAATGCTCAAAAAACATCTAGATATCGCCAAGTTCAAATTCTTGCAGCTAAGGAAAGGGAAGAAGAGAAAGAGGAAAATTCAGATGTTTCACCAG AAGAAATTTCTGAAATGCCAAACAATGAAACTGATGGAGAAGTGTCAATTGGGACTGAAATTCCTGATTTGGATCAAGCAGATGAAGCACTTACTTCATATATACATGAAAAACCTTCCAGAAATTCTGCTCATTTCCATCAAGTACAAGTTCATG GTCATAAAGAATATCAAGAAACAGAAGTAGAATTGAGAACATTATCAGTTGATTTGAGCGGACATAGGATGAACAACCCGTCCTCAATCTGTTCCAGCTTAAATGAGACCGAAGAAAATAAAGTTCCCGATACACCAACTTCTACTGATAGCTTCCATCAGAAATTTCTACTTGTTGAGAAGAAAGATTCAGATTCTCTGGATGGAAGTGTGGTTAGCGAGTTAGAGAGTGGAGATACAATTTCAACAGTCGAACATCTGAAATCAGCATTAAAATCTGAGAGGAAGGCTGTACATTCTCTGTACACAGAATTGGAAGAAGAGAGAAGTGCTTCTGCTGTGGCTGCAAGTCAGACAATGGCTATGATCAATAGGCTTCAAGAAGAGAAAGCAGCAATGCAGATGGAAGCTTTGCAATACCAAAGAATGATGGAAGAACAATCGGAGTACGATCAAGAAGCCTTGCAGCTAATGAATGAGCTTATGGTGAAGAGGGAGAGGGAAAAGCAAGAGTTAGAGAAAGAATTGGAAGCATATAGGAAAAAATTATTGGAATATGAGGCAAAGGAGAAGATGAGGATGTTGAAGAGAAGCAAGGACAGTAGCACATTCTCCTCTGAGGATAGTGATGGACTCTCTATTGATTTGAATCCAGAAGCAAAGGAAGATGATAGCTTTTTTTGTCACCAACAAGGCATGAATCATAACACTCCTGTTGGTGCAGTTATAAATTTGGAGGAATCATTGGCTGATTTCGAGGAAGAGAGAATGGCGATTCTTGAGCAGCTAAAGGTTTTGGAGGAAAGACTTGTCAGCTTGGATGATGAAGATGCAAAACATTTTGAGGATGTTAGGCTGATGGAAGATTCATATCAAGATAATAGAAACCATATAGAGGAAGATTCTCATGCCAATGGTTACTTGAAGGAAATTAATGGGAAACATCATCATATTCATGAGAGAAGAATTGTGAATGCCAAGGGAAAGAGACTTCTTCCTCTATTTGACTCAATGAGTGATGAAAATGGAGATGCTACACTAAATGGGGTTCATGACTTTGATTTAGAGAACAAGAAGCTAGCTGTGGAAGAAGAGTTGGATCATCTCCATGAAAGGCTACAAGCCCTTGAGGCAGATAGGGAGTTCCTAAAGAGCTGTGTAAGCTCGTTGAAGAAAGGCGATAAAGGCATGGATCTTCTTCAGGAAATCCTACAACATCTTCGTGATCTAAGGAACGTTGAGCTTCGTGCAAGAAGCTTGAGTGATGGTACCATACTATAG